ATGGTACGCTGTACGTTAGCAGAGACCACCATTACTCCACCATACTCTTTTCCATGTCCTTCACAGCGCGCGCGAAACCACATTGAGGGAACATTCCATAGCATTGGCGATGGCAAAGATGATACCAATTGAACCGCCAATCTCAGGACCGAGTACTATAGACTTGTGTTGCAGGAAGGCAACGTCTAAGCTGTTGATTTCCAAAGgcagtttgaaaaatgacgTCTAATCTGGTAAAACTTACATTAAGTAAGTTCCAACTAAAAATTATGTTAATAACTCGAGTATTTAATAATAAAGTGTCACTTAAGAATACTTGAAAGATCTTTGTAATATCTAGGACATACCGCCGCCAATTTCGCCGTTGGTTGAGGTGATGGGCATGGGCATGGCCGTCACCGCCTTAagtattcttccttttctttcccgtCATTCGGCCTATCGTAGTCTTAATCATTACATCACACATTTAGAGGTcggaatatttttcaaattccgcCGGCAACTGTGAGATTCTACCAAACCAGTAGATGGTAAGGGTAAAAGATACGACGAAGTAGCATTAGAGCTGTTTGATCCAAAATTTgtaatgattttatttgtaGCTAGGACGATGACGTAACGACTCTGGATTAGGAATCCGGATGTGACACCAGTATTTCCAGTTCGGATTAACATGGCGCTATAATAGGTATTTACATACATTTCAATAATCAGCGACTCTAAAAACTGACGTATTATTTCTTGCAGAAGCAGGTGGAAGCGTTTAATTTCTTTCCAAGCGGATCCCTGTTTTTTGCTGCAGGACTTGTGATGTAAATCAGCGGTACACTTCGGCGCGATTTGGTCGAAATGAAAAGGTTAGTAACCATATTCTGCTTAGTCATATTATTATTCGGTTGCATTTGATAGTAGAGCTGATTAGGGGACTGTTtgacagtcattttttttaaaggttgctTTCTTATCCTAAAACCCCTGTGTTTTTACGTCGTTGTGCGCTTGAAAACGTAAATTTTTGTGGCGTGTTGAGTTTCCTTATCTATTTTGTAAATAACTAAACAGCGTTCGAAGCTAACCTTGAGGCTAGAGAATACTATCAGGCACGTCTAGATCAGCACCACCTGATGCCGCACGTAAATAATTTATGGGACCTATCGTGTCCCTTGGATGCAGCCGGAGCTTTGCACACGAAGCAAGCGTTGCTTTGCGAGGCCAAATAATCTTTGGCCTTTTACTTTTGCCACATCAGTGAgttacaaaaaaatgaattcgaaaATTTAATGCGTTGCCTGCGAATCAGTTTTATCACACACATAGACAGGAAGGTGTAACTGTAGTGAACTTTATTGAAACCAAGTCAGAAATGctcattttcaaatcaaatttccAGTCAAGAGTGTACTTGATTATCTTGTTTACAAAGTTCAGATAGGAATTTCCATAGCAAACAATTGTGACGACACGCTTTCATTGGATGTTGTTACGTTTCTCAGGCCTTAGGTTCGCAGCTCCGGCAGTCAAAATCGTTTTTGTTGATTAACCATTAACAGCGTATGTCTTTTCAAATAGTTTTATGATTTCCtccaagttttcttttttgtaactGTTGCGTAAGAGAATTTGCGCGTCATAACCGTTGGAATTAATCTCAATTCCTAGTTCAATTAAAACTTTGACCGCGTCGAATAGGTTTTCATTGGAATTATATTCGCACAGGAAGTGTAGCGCATTCCATCCGTTTTTGTCCGTTGCATGGATATCAATTCCAAGTTCGATCAACAGTTTGATGGCTTCAATTAAATGTTTGCTTGAATGTTTCGCACACAAGTAATGGAGAGCGGTTTGCCCGTCTTCGTTTGTTGCATTCACAGCTATTCCTTTTTTAACTAAACGCTCGATTGCTCCGACTAAATTTGAAGATGAATTGTTTGCACATAGTGTATGGAGCACGTTATGCCCCTCTTCGTCTTTTGCGTTGACATGGATTCCCAAACTTATTATGTAATCGATTAGAGCAACTAAGTTTGGATTTACATTATTAATGCACAATGCATGAAGTATGTTGTGCCCCTCTTCGCCCTTAACATCCGCGGCGTAGTTGATTAAGGGGTGAATTACTTTGGCTATGTTTGGATTTGGGTTATTTGCGCACATAACATGTAAAATGTTCCATCCGTTATTGATCTTTGCATCCTTGGCAATATTGTGTTGCATTAAGCATAGGATAGCGTCAGTAAACTTTGGGCTTAAATTGTATGCGCATAAAGTATGGAGTGCGTTAAAGCCGTCTTTGTCTATTGCATTCCTATCCATTCCGTTTTGGATTAAGAATGTGATTGCATCAGTTAAATATGGGCTTGAATTATGCGCGCACAAAACGTGTAATGCGCTCAGTCCTTTGTTGCTCTTTGCATTTGTGTCGATTCCGAGTTTTATCAACAACTTGATGGTTTCAACCAAGTATGGACTGCAATTGTTTGCACACAGAGTGTGGAGTGCGTTCCATCCGTTCCTTCTCTTTGAATTGATATCGATTCCTTCTTCAACGAAAAAGGTGATCGCATCAATTAAGTTCTgatttgaattgtttgcacACAGAAAATGGAGGACGTTAAATCCATCCTTGTCCTTGGCGTTCTTGTCGATTCCGAGTTCAATTAAAACCTGGGTTGCGGCAACtaaatttgaacttgaattttttgcaCACAAGGCGTGTAGAGCGTTTAATCCGCTGTTGCTCTTTGCGTTGACGttgattccgagttggattaattTTTTGATTGCGTCTATCAATATTGAgcttgaattgtttgcacACAAAGTATGTAGTACGTTCCATCCGTCTTTGCTCCTTACATTAATACTGATTCCATCTTGGATCAAAAGTTCGATTGCGTCAGTTGGGTTTGAACTTGATTGTGTTGCACACAAGGTGTGAAATATGCTTAATCCGTCATCTGTCGTTGCATTTTTGTTGACTCCGACTTCAATTAAAAATCTAACCACGGtgaataaatttttgttggaaTTAAATCGACAGAGTAAATGGATCGCGTTCCATCCGTCCTTTTCCTTTGCATTCGcgtcgatgccgagtttgaTTAACAATCTGATTGTATCAATTAAATGCGGGCTTGAATTGTGTGCACACAAAACGTGGAGTGCGTTCCATTTGTTGTTGCTcgttgcgttcacgtcgattcctgTTTGAATTAACAACTCGATTTCTCCCATTAAGTTTGagtttgaattgtttgcacACACCCAATGTAGAGCGTTCAACCCTTTTTCGTCCGTTGATGTTACATTGATACCGCGCTGAACAAAAGAATTGGTCGTTTCCCGAAAGTTTAACTTTGGATTCTTCTCCGCATATAcctgaatcattttttttcttcgtcggCTAGctaaataaagagaaaattaGTGTGTTAAAGCGCGCTTAGTAATATTTACGATTAATGAACGTTGATAGCTTTTTTAATTAGCACAAGATTTTTACATTCGCTTCAATGGTTTGAAGTTTAGTAACGACATCTCCTGATGCGATCCTCTCATTAGGTTTAGTGGTCAACATTTGCGTTAACAAACTGCGTGCCCAATGCAAATTGTGAATCTCTATAATGAAACACATTAAAGGGTTTAACGTTTAGTcagtatgtgtgtgtgtgaaattGGCCGTCCGTAATTAGAAACTTACTCTCCATATTAATcggtttattttgtttgatgttCGTCATAAGTTCATCATCCGAACCGTAGAGATGTATTCCATTCAAGAGAATGTAACCAAAGACGAGGCCTTCTGCGAAGACATCGCTATTAACTGTACCCCGTTGGCCGTCGCCGTTGCTTTCCATTAAGTCGTACAATTCAGGAGCTAACCAAGATAGAGTTCCCTTGATTCCACTCATTGTGAATGTTCCTCGTTCATTCACGGGTCGGCATAATCCAAAATCACCCCACTTCATCGTTGCCTGTTGACCTTGGTCAGTTTTTTTGAGAGAAATCAGAATGTTTGCCGGTTTAATATCTCGATGAGTAAAATCCCGCGAATGGATATAGGCAAGGCCTGAAGCTAAATGGAGAAACATTTCGATAGGGAGTGGTATAGGTCCTTTATATTTCTTAGGATCGCccgatttaaagaaaagctgatCCAATGATGCGTCGCAAAATTCCAAAGCAAAATATCTGAAAGATGAATAATTGTGCAGGTTCTGTTTCTCATTCGTAATGACATTTTGAAGTAATCTTACTTGAAGGTATCATCGCTTTCGAAATGAAATAGTTTGACAACGTTCGCATGGTCTATCTGCTGGAGAGCTTTAAGCTCGTTGTCAAGAAAGTTGTCTGGTTCACCAACCAGCTCAATCCGTTTGATGGCTACCTTTTGATCGTTAAATGTACCACAAAACACTGAACCGGATGCACCTTTTCCTATAAAATCCTTCTTCCTGTCGTACTGCATTTTTCAGACGTTTCATTTGCGGCGGTATTTAATGCGGCAATATTTCAACTCACTCATTGGGTTGCACTTGAAGACTGGCAAAACAGCGATGTTTGCAAGTTGCTAGGGGCGAATTTGATACTAGATAATCAAAACTGAACTTGCTTTAAGGTTATCAGTTGAGTATATCATAAGTTGAAAGCCCTGGGAAACTACTGCATCCGCCTACCTGATTATCTGCTTAACATACCAGTGAAGCCAATTCAAAGCTTTACCTTGAAGTTTCGCGCAATCATTTTCATGTCTAAGAAAGCTATTTACATGTTTTCGGAACGAAATATTCTCCCTTGCTTCAACTGTAATCTTCAACTGATTCAAGTTTCTACATGACAACTTGTATCGTCGTGCGTCCTGGCTTCAATTTGCACGTAGTACCACTCAAGTGAGGAACGATTTTagtaaatttcatttgtttattacgttttattcaaactgATGTACTTTCGGCCCGTCAGAACAGCGAAGGCACCTACTTCTGCCAGCCCAACAACGACCTGGGCACTGGCAGTTCCAGCTACGTTCATTTGCGGGTCTTTCAACCGCCCCGCTTCATTGGCCAGTTGCCGCCCGTCTTGCAGAAAAAAGCGCAAGACGCTGATTTTAATGTGACGTGCTCTGCCCAGGGCAAACCGAAGCCATCCATCACGTTGCTCAAGGACGGAGTCGAGATGTTGCCCGGCAGCAGTTCGGACGCATACGAATGAATGACGGACAAGTCTGAAGGTCGAAACGCCATCTTTACCGTCCGTTCGACACGACGTTTTCACGGCTCTGAACGTCCGGCTTTGTCTCAATTAACGGCCGATGATCGAGGTGTTTATACTTGcgcttttgaaaatcaaatccgTCGCATCGAATCCACCTTGACGTTGAAGATCGAACACGCTCCCATTTTGCTGGATCATCGGCCCAAAGTGGCTTCCAACGTCGGCTCGTCGAGTGTCTTGTTGCTGTGCCAAGTCCAGGCTTACCCGCGACCCAATTTCGAGTGGTCCCTGCGCGACGTGCCCATCATCGGTGGCGACAGCAAATACGAGATGAACGTGACGTCGATCACGACCAACGGCAACGACATCTACCAGGGCATTTTGAGAATTAACGACGTCAAAGAGTCCGACAACGGCGATTACACTTGCAAAATGTGGAACGCTGAAGGCGAAAATGCGGCCGCTGTCCGTCTGCAAGCGACCAGCGCACCGGAGAAAGCGACCAATTTGAGAATTGTCCAGTCGGGTTACGATTCGCTGACGCTCGAATGGGACGAAGGATTCAATGGCGGATTTGAAAATACTATTTACACTGTCCTCTATCGGGCCGTTTCTTCAAGCAGCGATGCTGGCCAGCAACAAGA
The window above is part of the Daphnia carinata strain CSIRO-1 chromosome 7, CSIRO_AGI_Dcar_HiC_V3, whole genome shotgun sequence genome. Proteins encoded here:
- the LOC132088148 gene encoding putative ankyrin repeat protein RF_0381, whose product is MQYDRKKDFIGKGASGSVFCGTFNDQKVAIKRIELVGEPDNFLDNELKALQQIDHANVVKLFHFESDDTFKYFALEFCDASLDQLFFKSGDPKKYKGPIPLPIEMFLHLASGLAYIHSRDFTHRDIKPANILISLKKTDQGQQATMKWGDFGLCRPVNERGTFTMSGIKGTLSWLAPELYDLMESNGDGQRGTVNSDVFAEGLVFGYILLNGIHLYGSDDELMTNIKQNKPINMEKIHNLHWARSLLTQMLTTKPNERIASGDVVTKLQTIEANRGINVTSTDEKGLNALHWVCANNSNSNLMGEIELLIQTGIDVNATSNNKWNALHVLCAHNSSPHLIDTIRLLIKLGIDANAKEKDGWNAIHLLCRFNSNKNLFTVVRFLIEVGVNKNATTDDGLSIFHTLCATQSSSNPTDAIELLIQDGISINVRSKDGWNVLHTLCANNSSSILIDAIKKLIQLGINVNAKSNSGLNALHALCAKNSSSNLVAATQVLIELGIDKNAKDKDGFNVLHFLCANNSNQNLIDAITFFVEEGIDINSKRRNGWNALHTLCANNCSPYLVETIKLLIKLGIDTNAKSNKGLSALHVLCAHNSSPYLTDAITFLIQNGMDRNAIDKDGFNALHTLCAYNLSPKFTDAILCLMQHNIAKDAKINNGWNILHVMCANNPNPNIAKVIHPLINYAADVKGEEGHNILHALCINNVNPNLVALIDYIISLGIHVNAKDEEGHNVLHTLCANNSSSNLVGAIERLVKKGIAVNATNEDGQTALHYLCAKHSSKHLIEAIKLLIELGIDIHATDKNGWNALHFLCEYNSNENLFDAVKVLIELGIEINSNGYDAQILLRNSYKKENLEEIIKLFEKTYAVNG